Proteins from a single region of Archangium lipolyticum:
- a CDS encoding RluA family pseudouridine synthase, with translation MKRRTFRVESTLTGRTVSEALAAELGLSLEEAERLVGVGAVYVAGRRCRDAKTRLVMGQVVTAVLEEGGESPLAEAPAQAPSFRVLHEDADVIAVDKPAGMTAQPTEGRVGDSLVDRVGEHLKTPAGLVHRLDRETSGVTVFGKTPQATTALAEEFREGRARKRYLAAVGPVELPSQGTIDLPLSKDPSRPGRWRATRAANGIPAFTEYRVLHAGKDFCLVELLPQTGRTHQLRAHLTALGAPILGDKRYGGAARAGGIEAPRCLLHAQALELAHPRTGVTVRFEAPVPEDLSRFFTAAGIVAPSGLIRPLDAATRG, from the coding sequence ATGAAGCGCCGAACCTTCCGAGTCGAATCTACCCTCACGGGCCGCACCGTGAGCGAAGCACTGGCGGCGGAACTGGGCCTGTCTCTCGAGGAGGCGGAGCGCCTGGTGGGCGTGGGCGCGGTGTACGTGGCCGGGCGCCGGTGCCGGGATGCGAAGACGCGGCTGGTCATGGGGCAGGTGGTGACGGCGGTGTTGGAGGAGGGGGGGGAGAGCCCGCTCGCGGAGGCTCCGGCGCAGGCTCCGAGCTTCCGCGTGCTGCATGAGGACGCGGATGTCATCGCGGTGGACAAGCCGGCGGGGATGACGGCGCAGCCCACGGAAGGGCGGGTGGGGGACAGTCTGGTGGACCGGGTGGGCGAGCACTTGAAGACGCCCGCGGGGCTGGTGCACCGGTTGGACCGGGAGACGTCCGGAGTGACGGTGTTTGGCAAGACGCCCCAGGCGACGACCGCTCTGGCGGAGGAGTTCCGCGAGGGCCGCGCTCGCAAGCGCTACCTGGCCGCGGTGGGTCCCGTGGAGCTGCCGTCCCAGGGGACCATCGATCTGCCGCTGTCGAAGGACCCCTCCCGGCCGGGACGCTGGCGCGCCACCCGCGCGGCCAATGGGATTCCCGCGTTCACGGAGTACCGCGTGCTGCACGCGGGCAAGGACTTCTGTCTGGTGGAGCTGCTTCCCCAGACGGGGCGGACGCACCAGCTGCGCGCTCACCTGACGGCGCTCGGGGCTCCGATTCTTGGAGACAAGCGCTACGGCGGCGCGGCGAGGGCTGGAGGGATCGAGGCTCCCCGGTGTTTGTTGCACGCGCAGGCGCTGGAGCTGGCGCATCCTCGGACTGGAGTCACCGTGCGATTCGAAGCTCCCGTACCGGAGGACCTCTCGCGATTCTTCACGGCAGCGGGGATCGTGGCTCCCTCTGGGCTCATTCGTCCACTTGATGCGGCTACCCGCGGGTAG
- a CDS encoding peptidase M3: MDRPLPSLRASLDDFLAQLATLHYRHAAGLSPDLPLRELYEDSPEIASPEAFAAATEAVPKAQAKGDLLGVRRLRLLRDFIATQVEESLAAPEAEAVAQLEARARLPVDDQTLSFGEALGQLPHEPNRGRRALLESATGGFLWDNRGRYGTRREASFRVTERLRAPSYVALREDVSGIDLNKLAEAAQETLRLTEDAYRDVLGYVLKKVEPTLRPLPSGNARRHDLQAATQAPWMSGFFKREDELPAVIRWLGEWGFHPAAQGRIRIDDEERPGKASRPFTVSVRIPGEVRLVLQRRGGMDALGSLLHEYGHALHHAHVKEELPLELRRLGDASVTEAFATLFERLLTEEEWLKRYLRLPSATARDVTRLAAFQGLTVLRRHCAKLPYELSLHTRGPSPERAEEYADAQRRALFVEPHPGFFLFDVDPQLYVTRYLRGWALEARLTAQLTGRFNEDWWRNPAAGRWLQGLFGRGGTDDAEALATEISAKELALPEAGARLVALLDR, from the coding sequence ATGGACCGTCCCCTCCCCTCCCTGCGCGCGAGCCTGGACGATTTCCTCGCCCAGCTGGCCACCCTCCACTACCGCCACGCCGCCGGCCTGTCCCCGGACCTCCCCCTCCGCGAGCTCTACGAGGACTCGCCCGAAATCGCCTCCCCCGAGGCCTTCGCCGCCGCCACCGAAGCCGTCCCCAAGGCGCAGGCCAAGGGCGACCTGCTCGGCGTCCGCCGCCTCCGCCTCCTGCGCGACTTCATCGCCACCCAGGTCGAGGAGTCCCTCGCCGCCCCCGAGGCCGAGGCCGTGGCCCAGCTCGAGGCCCGCGCCCGCCTCCCCGTGGATGACCAGACCCTCTCCTTCGGTGAGGCGCTCGGCCAGCTCCCCCATGAGCCCAACCGCGGCCGGCGCGCCCTGCTCGAGAGCGCCACGGGCGGCTTCCTCTGGGACAACCGGGGCCGCTATGGCACCCGCCGCGAGGCCTCCTTCCGCGTCACCGAGCGCCTCCGCGCCCCCAGCTACGTCGCCCTGCGCGAGGACGTCTCCGGCATCGACCTGAACAAGCTGGCCGAGGCCGCCCAGGAGACGCTGCGCCTCACCGAGGACGCCTACCGCGACGTGCTCGGCTACGTGCTCAAGAAGGTGGAGCCCACGCTGCGCCCCCTGCCCTCGGGCAACGCGCGCAGGCACGACCTGCAGGCGGCCACCCAGGCCCCGTGGATGAGCGGCTTCTTCAAGCGCGAGGACGAGCTGCCCGCCGTCATCCGCTGGCTCGGCGAGTGGGGCTTCCACCCGGCCGCCCAGGGCCGCATCCGCATCGACGACGAGGAGCGCCCCGGCAAGGCCTCGCGCCCCTTCACCGTTTCCGTGCGCATCCCCGGCGAGGTGCGCCTCGTCCTCCAGCGGCGCGGGGGAATGGACGCCCTGGGCAGCCTCCTGCACGAGTACGGCCACGCCCTGCACCACGCCCACGTGAAGGAGGAGCTGCCGCTGGAGCTGCGCCGGCTCGGGGACGCCTCCGTCACCGAGGCCTTCGCCACCCTCTTCGAGCGGCTCCTCACGGAAGAGGAGTGGCTCAAGCGCTACCTGCGCCTGCCCTCGGCCACCGCCCGCGACGTGACGCGCCTGGCCGCCTTCCAGGGGCTCACCGTGCTGCGCCGCCACTGCGCGAAGCTGCCCTACGAGCTGTCCCTCCACACACGCGGCCCCTCGCCCGAGCGCGCCGAGGAGTACGCGGATGCCCAGCGCCGCGCGCTCTTCGTCGAGCCGCACCCGGGCTTCTTCCTCTTCGACGTGGACCCTCAGCTCTACGTGACGCGCTACCTGCGCGGCTGGGCCCTGGAGGCGCGGCTCACCGCGCAGCTCACCGGGCGCTTCAACGAGGACTGGTGGCGCAACCCCGCAGCGGGCCGCTGGCTCCAGGGGCTCTTCGGACGCGGGGGAACCGACGACGCCGAAGCGCTCGCCACGGAGATTTCGGCAAAAGAACTCGCGCTCCCCGAGGCGGGTGCCCGCCTCGTGGCTCTGCTCGACCGCTGA
- a CDS encoding helix-turn-helix domain-containing protein, with protein sequence MNEAVNETLERVLGLEGLRVRGASLQPHGLVVHVRLRVPARRCGVCNDFWSGYDTQPVRRWRHLTLERTPVWLSYAPRRMQCPEHGVRVERVTWAAHDSLFTTEVEQMAPWLWHRLGVTAACQMTGLSWPTLKRLILRPVVPMPDLKRIEERYIIGTDTLSLRQHSQDFAAVMEQLGRPVPSALAPRPLPASAL encoded by the coding sequence GTGAATGAGGCAGTGAATGAGACGTTGGAGCGAGTGCTGGGGCTGGAGGGCCTGCGCGTGCGCGGCGCCAGCCTCCAACCCCACGGCCTGGTGGTGCACGTCCGGTTACGCGTGCCCGCGCGCCGGTGCGGAGTCTGTAACGACTTCTGGAGTGGCTACGACACGCAGCCGGTGCGCCGGTGGCGCCATCTCACGCTGGAGCGCACGCCGGTGTGGCTGAGCTACGCGCCCCGCCGCATGCAGTGCCCCGAGCATGGCGTCCGCGTGGAGCGCGTCACCTGGGCGGCGCACGACTCCCTCTTCACCACAGAGGTCGAGCAGATGGCGCCCTGGCTGTGGCACCGCCTCGGAGTCACCGCCGCCTGCCAGATGACGGGCCTGTCCTGGCCCACCCTCAAGCGCCTCATCCTCCGGCCCGTCGTCCCCATGCCGGACCTGAAGCGCATCGAGGAGCGCTACATCATCGGTACGGACACGCTGTCCCTCCGGCAGCATTCCCAGGACTTCGCGGCGGTGATGGAGCAACTCGGCAGGCCCGTGCCCTCCGCGCTCGCACCTCGGCCACTGCCCGCGAGTGCCCTCTGA